The Bacteroidota bacterium genomic sequence CACGACCAATTCGTCTTGTCGTCGCCGAGAAAGAACGCAAGATTGTATGAGATGATCCATGCAAGCAGGAACGTCATGCCGTACAGTTTGGCAGGATTGACATTCTTCAAATCCTCTTCGCGCAGGTTGTTTTCCCGCAGCCAGCCGCGATAGAACATCGCGGGTGAATACCACAGCGCCCCAACAGCGAGATTGAGTACAGCACACACAAACACGGCAAGATGATT encodes the following:
- a CDS encoding DUF1761 domain-containing protein, which gives rise to MENIYINHLAVFVCAVLNLAVGALWYSPAMFYRGWLRENNLREEDLKNVNPAKLYGMTFLLAWIISYNLAFFLGDDKTNWSWGLTAGFLAGFGWAAMVLTIIALFERRSWKYISINGGYVVVYFSLIGLILGVWR